The following proteins are encoded in a genomic region of Amycolatopsis sulphurea:
- a CDS encoding PE domain-containing protein: MQIKPPGGENISKDFANAAIQSANHYNGFLQGAVDFLMSYVEVLKQVKTAYTKQDDAAIDALRGKGKAD; this comes from the coding sequence ATGCAGATCAAGCCTCCAGGTGGCGAAAATATCAGCAAAGACTTCGCCAACGCCGCAATTCAGTCTGCAAACCATTACAATGGATTCCTGCAAGGTGCAGTCGATTTCCTCATGTCCTATGTCGAGGTGCTGAAGCAGGTTAAAACTGCATACACAAAGCAGGATGATGCCGCAATCGATGCCCTCCGCGGCAAAGGAAAGGCTGACTGA
- a CDS encoding Gfo/Idh/MocA family oxidoreductase, whose amino-acid sequence MVDEARVGILGYGIGGRVFHAPLVAATPGLVPAVLATGNPERAAQARAEYPGAEVVPDADALFARAGELDLIVVSTPNRTHVPLALRAIELGLPVVVDKPFAPTAAEGERVVAAAKEAGVGLTVFQNRRWDSDFLTVRKVLESGRLGEVFRFESRFDRWVPKIKDSWRELGDPAEAGGLLYDLGAHIVDQALQLFGPVTQVYAEVDRRRAGVAVDDDVFIALRHANGVRSQLWASALAGIRNPRFRVLGDRATFTKYGLDVQEPQIKEGLRPGDPGWGVEPAANAGLLGVQGETGIVPTEAGRYETFYARVADALREDTRFPVDPAGAVAALRVIEAAHRSGAEGRVVPLG is encoded by the coding sequence ATGGTTGATGAGGCACGCGTCGGCATCCTCGGGTACGGGATCGGTGGCCGGGTTTTCCACGCGCCGCTGGTGGCCGCGACCCCGGGACTGGTCCCAGCGGTGCTGGCGACCGGAAACCCGGAGCGGGCGGCCCAGGCCCGTGCGGAGTACCCCGGCGCGGAAGTGGTCCCGGACGCCGACGCGCTGTTCGCCCGTGCGGGAGAACTCGACCTGATCGTGGTGAGCACACCGAACCGCACGCACGTGCCGCTCGCGCTGCGGGCGATCGAGCTGGGCCTGCCGGTGGTCGTGGACAAGCCGTTCGCGCCGACCGCGGCCGAGGGTGAGCGGGTGGTCGCGGCCGCGAAGGAAGCGGGCGTGGGGCTCACTGTGTTCCAGAACCGGCGCTGGGACTCGGATTTCCTGACTGTGCGCAAGGTGCTCGAATCCGGCCGGCTCGGCGAGGTGTTCCGCTTCGAATCCCGGTTCGATCGCTGGGTACCCAAGATCAAGGACAGCTGGCGCGAACTCGGCGATCCGGCCGAGGCGGGCGGGCTGCTCTACGACCTCGGGGCGCACATCGTGGACCAGGCCCTGCAGTTGTTCGGTCCGGTCACCCAGGTCTACGCCGAGGTCGACCGCCGCCGCGCCGGGGTCGCGGTGGACGACGACGTGTTCATCGCGCTGCGCCACGCGAACGGCGTTCGCTCGCAGCTGTGGGCTTCGGCGCTCGCGGGTATCCGAAACCCGCGCTTCCGTGTGCTCGGCGATCGGGCCACGTTCACCAAATACGGTCTCGATGTGCAGGAGCCGCAGATCAAAGAGGGCCTTCGCCCCGGCGACCCCGGCTGGGGCGTGGAACCGGCCGCGAACGCCGGACTGCTTGGTGTGCAAGGCGAAACCGGGATCGTGCCGACCGAGGCCGGCCGCTACGAGACCTTCTACGCCCGGGTCGCCGACGCACTGCGGGAGGACACGCGGTTTCCGGTCGACCCGGCGGGCGCGGTCGCCGCGCTGCGCGTGATCGAGGCCGCGCACCGCTCGGGCGCCGAGGGCCGGGTCGTCCCGCTCGGCTGA
- a CDS encoding ESX secretion-associated protein EspG — translation MLHRPVELSTQTFEVLWERLNLGDIHPTLMRGAMWYSEDERRNLAAGTDRELADRGLLRGGRLDDDFLEALHVLQRPGVDYYSWVKSGQGERTVRAAAFGKAGFTVVAAGDMLYLTPCSADALAREFATLLPNAPAARLASLNCSNTDLDMIKRGRIPGATSPSIRDAKQVLRWLNAPHTYSGRLYVAIRDGRGMRRRNENPPGWADTDQGRILFGVDESGRVSLSGVGPQDIANKVQKLTQELHDGR, via the coding sequence GTGCTGCACAGACCCGTGGAGCTGAGCACTCAGACGTTCGAGGTGCTGTGGGAACGGCTCAATCTCGGCGATATTCACCCGACGCTCATGCGCGGTGCGATGTGGTATTCGGAGGATGAGCGCCGGAACCTGGCGGCCGGCACAGATCGTGAATTGGCCGATCGTGGGCTCCTGCGAGGCGGGCGCCTCGACGACGACTTTCTCGAAGCGCTGCACGTCCTGCAGCGTCCGGGGGTGGACTATTACTCCTGGGTGAAATCGGGCCAGGGTGAACGCACCGTTCGGGCGGCGGCATTCGGCAAGGCCGGGTTCACGGTCGTAGCAGCGGGTGACATGCTGTACCTCACCCCATGTTCGGCGGACGCGCTGGCACGGGAATTCGCAACGCTGCTCCCGAATGCGCCTGCGGCTCGATTGGCTTCGTTGAACTGCTCGAACACTGACTTGGACATGATCAAGCGTGGCCGGATCCCGGGTGCGACCAGCCCGAGTATCCGCGATGCCAAGCAGGTGCTGCGCTGGCTCAACGCGCCGCACACCTACTCCGGTCGGCTGTATGTCGCGATCCGAGACGGCCGGGGGATGCGCCGTCGCAACGAAAACCCGCCGGGCTGGGCGGACACCGATCAGGGGCGCATTCTGTTCGGAGTAGACGAGTCAGGCCGGGTCAGCTTGTCCGGAGTAGGACCACAGGACATCGCGAACAAGGTGCAGAAGTTGACGCAAGAGCTACACGACGGACGGTGA
- a CDS encoding ROK family transcriptional regulator: MAETGVNLRGLRRHNRALLLGHILREGGLSRVELAERTALTQQAVSKIVADLLPQRLLDVERQAAAGVGKPRSLLRLRPEARCALGAQLDRDGFLVLRTGLTGEVEDLTEGALPVGFAPEQAVSAIARAVRALLADVDPARVLGLGVGAVGPLDHHAGRVRDATNMPGWHDVPLRDLLAERTGLPVTVDKNTNAAAFAHSWPQESPAATAVVLVGTGIGVGLLIDGRVYRGPRTNAGEFGHTTIAYAGPRCVCGRRGCVEVLHQTAATPRDAARLLGIGLADLVQVLDLERIVLFGRTIRATPEVYRETVAAQLRELLPVPYWQRIDVTVSDLDEEAVALGAAFEVLAGFYADPQ; the protein is encoded by the coding sequence ATGGCGGAGACCGGTGTCAACCTGCGCGGGCTGCGGCGCCACAACCGCGCGCTGCTGCTCGGGCACATCCTGCGCGAAGGCGGGCTCAGCCGGGTCGAGCTGGCCGAGCGGACCGCGCTGACGCAGCAGGCCGTGTCGAAGATCGTGGCGGATCTGCTCCCGCAGCGCCTGCTGGACGTCGAACGGCAGGCCGCGGCGGGCGTCGGCAAACCCCGGTCACTGCTGCGGCTGCGCCCGGAAGCCCGGTGCGCGCTCGGCGCTCAGCTCGATCGGGACGGGTTCCTGGTGCTGCGCACCGGGCTCACCGGAGAGGTGGAAGACCTCACCGAAGGCGCGTTACCGGTCGGGTTCGCCCCGGAACAGGCAGTAAGCGCGATCGCCCGCGCGGTGCGCGCCCTGCTCGCCGACGTCGACCCGGCCCGGGTGCTCGGCCTCGGCGTCGGTGCGGTCGGGCCGCTCGACCACCACGCCGGCCGGGTCCGCGACGCCACCAACATGCCCGGCTGGCACGACGTGCCGCTGCGCGATCTGCTCGCCGAGCGCACCGGCCTGCCGGTCACCGTGGACAAGAACACGAACGCGGCGGCCTTCGCGCACTCGTGGCCACAGGAATCGCCCGCGGCCACCGCCGTGGTGCTCGTGGGCACCGGTATCGGTGTCGGCCTGCTGATCGACGGGCGGGTCTACCGTGGACCGCGCACGAACGCCGGCGAGTTCGGGCACACCACGATCGCCTACGCCGGTCCGCGCTGCGTGTGCGGCAGGCGCGGCTGCGTCGAAGTGCTGCACCAGACCGCGGCCACCCCGCGGGACGCGGCCCGCCTGCTCGGGATCGGCCTCGCCGACCTGGTGCAGGTGCTCGATCTGGAGCGAATCGTCCTGTTCGGACGGACCATCCGGGCGACGCCGGAGGTCTACCGCGAAACGGTCGCCGCACAGTTGCGGGAGCTGCTGCCGGTGCCGTACTGGCAGCGGATCGACGTGACGGTGAGCGATCTGGACGAGGAGGCGGTGGCCCTCGGCGCCGCATTCGAGGTGCTTGCCGGGTTCTACGCCGATCCTCAATGA
- a CDS encoding DUF3558 domain-containing protein, whose product MRARYLTAIICSTIVGVSISGCSSGSSGQATPAPSSSPAGDPFLAPRVASPIIDTKSYESDPCSAVSASDVEKLGGPLKKTGVNDTENGKLCVWTFTDLHGSASAGIPPTQNSGINGLYLDHQKGYLTSFQPHAPIDGYPVVFYARGGEATGNCNLAVGIRDDLAYVVIILLRSGPAESNPCGIAEKIATTAIEHMKGK is encoded by the coding sequence ATGCGCGCACGATACCTGACGGCGATTATTTGTTCCACTATCGTTGGGGTTTCGATCTCCGGATGCAGCTCTGGAAGCAGCGGTCAAGCGACCCCCGCGCCGTCAAGCTCGCCCGCCGGTGACCCGTTTCTCGCTCCGCGGGTAGCCAGTCCCATAATAGATACAAAGTCGTATGAGAGCGATCCGTGCTCAGCAGTATCCGCGAGTGATGTCGAAAAACTCGGTGGACCACTAAAGAAAACCGGCGTCAACGATACGGAAAACGGAAAGCTCTGCGTGTGGACCTTCACGGACCTGCACGGCAGCGCGAGCGCCGGTATTCCACCGACGCAAAATTCCGGAATCAACGGACTGTACTTGGACCACCAGAAAGGTTACTTGACGAGCTTTCAGCCGCATGCACCGATTGACGGATATCCGGTAGTTTTTTACGCCCGAGGGGGCGAAGCAACGGGTAACTGCAACTTAGCGGTCGGCATTCGTGATGACCTTGCTTATGTTGTAATAATTCTTCTGCGCAGCGGCCCTGCGGAATCCAACCCGTGCGGAATAGCCGAAAAAATTGCCACAACCGCTATTGAGCACATGAAGGGCAAATAG